CTGGGCGGCACTTTCCCGGACTTCCGGGCGGAGTTTCTGGCTCGATATAAAACCACTGATGAGCAGACGCGGGTGGACCAGAAGGGGAAATGGCTGCGGCAAAGAAAAGCGCCGGAGCAATAGCGGATACTCTGGGCCGCTGCGCTATTCCCGGCGGATTTTAATATCGCCTTTATTGGGTACGGCGTTATAGATTAGATATTTGTTGTCGCCCTCGATTACCGGTTCCGCGTGCCGCGTTTTCCCGTCCTGGATAACCGTCGCTTTACCCGTCCAGTCTTCGTGCAGTAATGTCTTGAGTGTTAGCGGATAGCTGAACTGCTTGTATTCCGGCGGTAAAGTCAACTTTATGGTGTAATCCGTTCGCCCCGCTTTATTTTGTACGCTTACCGTCGCGTTCTGGCGTTCGTGGATATACTGGATGGCCTCGTTATAGGTGGCGTTCCAGACGTCGTTCAGCCGTCCGGCCAGGTAGGCTAAATGTCTGCCGCACGTTTCGCCGGACGGCGGGTACCACCCCTCCCCGTCGACCCCGTGCCACATCTCGATGCACCAGCGCCCCCCGGCAATCGCGTCATCCACCCAGGCGTTCATCACCCCCGCTGATTTTCCGGAGTCCGCCGTCCGGTAGTTCAGGGCATACCAGGCGGTATCATCGGGGTCGAGGGGGTTATCGCCTTCGACGCCGCTTCTTTCCGCGTAATGGTGCTGCCGGATAACCGCTTCCGCCTTGGCGTTCTTGGTGTTGTACGGGCTCACCATGCCGATTACCTTTATGCCCTTGAGTTTGGTC
The sequence above is drawn from the Dehalococcoidales bacterium genome and encodes:
- a CDS encoding polysaccharide deacetylase family protein: PLLLSSAVPMGVADLLRKSGLLYSERPAGLLRKGGRFSPKNADDTINQGGRPILKQFFKRFKPFNTKTNHGATSVCPVRDNKKAIVTFIADDGIYHSCVKYNEFFRQYGLKGTAALITDWVEKHYAYGDSGSPPDGANGAYCGTWKEWRELIDQGQMDIANHSFNHRDFAGIDPAVEPDELEKQINGARSTLLTKLKGIKVIGMVSPYNTKNAKAEAVIRQHHYAERSGVEGDNPLDPDDTAWYALNYRTADSGKSAGVMNAWVDDAIAGGRWCIEMWHGVDGEGWYPPSGETCGRHLAYLAGRLNDVWNATYNEAIQYIHERQNATVSVQNKAGRTDYTIKLTLPPEYKQFSYPLTLKTLLHEDWTGKATVIQDGKTRHAEPVIEGDNKYLIYNAVPNKGDIKIRRE